The following proteins are co-located in the Enoplosus armatus isolate fEnoArm2 chromosome 8, fEnoArm2.hap1, whole genome shotgun sequence genome:
- the ngrn gene encoding neugrin, protein MARPLQVLSLLSRLGAPSVMPSVSVNGCRFASRGASKAWMGQSLGHKDRVSNRASRYSDEMSDEDLEMEDVEDKLQALVDEGRKRQKTVKYHILRRQMTPSGPPQRKLTWDAIEQIRYLKQEQPVEWTVERLAEGFSVTPDVILRVLRSKFVPAPERKAKQNAKVMSVVGQQVLPAGAGAGRDRLKLPGNHAAAVLPKGSTEGAVVPVAEQTLMLRSESSGSLANKSPAPVMVLPTQSRAVICKDAPMAKTTEEDSATNTNPTEEDKEDEESWDGLVLTEEELEEFMEMEKPSPVAQVGNDFFDAEGNFLYRI, encoded by the exons ATGGCCCGACCTCTCCAGGtcctgtccctcctctccagGCTTGGTGCTCCGTCAGTGATGCCTTCAGTTTCTGTTAACGGCTGTCGATTTGCCAGCAGAGGTGCCAGCAAGGCATGGATGGGACAGAGCCTCGGGCACAAGGACAGAGTATCAAACAGAGCTTCAAGATACAGCGATGAGATGTCTGATGAAGACCTTGAAATGGAGGATGTAGAAGACAAGCTCCAGGCCTTGGTTGA tgaggggaggaagaggcagaagaCTGTGAAGTATCACATACTGAGAAGGCAGATGACTCCATCAGGACCTCCACAGAGGAAGCTAACCTGGGATGCTATTGAGCAGATCAG ATATCTGAAGCAAGAGCAACCAGTTGAGTGGACAGTAGAGCGTCTGGCTGAGGGCTTCTCTGTCACCCCTGATGTCATCCTGAGGGTCCTCAGGAGCAAGTTTGTCCCCGCTCCAGAAAGAAAGGCCAAGCAGAATGCTAAAGTAATGTCTGTAGTCGGTCAGCAGGTGCTGCCTGCGGGTGCTGGGGCAGGGCGGGACAGGCTGAAGCTGCCTGGAAACCATGCAGCAGCTGTACTCCCAAAAGGAAGTACAGAAGGTGCAGTGGTGCCTGTGGCTGAGCAGACTTTAATGCTTCGAAGTGAAAGCTCAGGATCCCTGGCTAATAAGAGTCCTGCCCCTGTTATGGTTCTGCCCACCCAGTCCAGAGCTGTTATTTGTAAAGATGCCCCAAtggcaaaaacaacagaggaggacAGCGCTACTAACACAAATCCaacagaggaggacaaagaggacgAGGAGAGCTGGGATGGACTCGTGTTGACAGAAGAAGAACTCGAAGAGTTTATGGAAATGGAAAAGCCTTCCCCCGTGGCACAAGTTGGGAATGACTTCTTTGATGCAGAGGGCAATTTTTTGTATAGAATCTGA